From one Pseudopipra pipra isolate bDixPip1 chromosome 2, bDixPip1.hap1, whole genome shotgun sequence genomic stretch:
- the ASB11 gene encoding ankyrin repeat and SOCS box protein 11 isoform X1, giving the protein MTHDTKNSPVPLSQPEKLFKEQTKMEGSSILHAFTNIYFAIFALFCFKLLIKISLALLTHFYIVKGNRKEAARIAEEIYGIVPGSWADRSPLHDAAFQGRLLSLKTLIAQGFNVNLVTTDRVSALHEACLGGHIACAKVLLENGAQVNAVTIDGITPLFNACCSGSAACVNMLLEFGAKPQLGNHLASPIHEAVKRGHRECMEILLAHEVDIDQEDLQHGTPLYVACTYQRTDCVKKLLQLGANVNMGKRLDTPLHAAARKSSVEIVVLLTDYGANPKCRNAELKCALDLAAPNSKVEQALLLREGPASLAQLCRLCIRKHLGRSCLYTVHKLHLPEPLENFLLYR; this is encoded by the exons ATGACACATGATACCAAGAATAGCCCGGTGCCACTTAGCCAACCTGAGAAACTATTCAAAGAGCAAACCAAAATGGAGGGCAGTTCTATACTCCATGCTTTCACCAACatttattttgccatttttgctttgttttgcttcaagCTTTTAATTAAGATTTCCTTGGCTTTGCTGACCCATTTCTATATTGTTAAAGGCAACAGAAAAGAGGCTGCCAGGATAGCAGAAGAGATCTATGGAATAGTCCCAG GCAGCTGGGCAGACCGATCCCCTCTTCATGACGCTGCCTTCCAGGGACGCCTCCTCTCTTTGAAAACCTTGATTGCACAG GGTTTCAACGTGAACCTGGTGACGACGGACCGTGTGTCAGCTCTGCACGAGGCTTGCCTGGGCGGCCACATCGCCTGCGCAaaggtgctgctggagaacGGGGCCCAG GTCAATGCAGTCACTATTGATGGGATCACCCCACTGTTCAAtgcctgctgcagtggcagtgcAGCGTGTGTCAACATGCTGCTTGAATTTGGAGCCAAGCCACAGCTGGGAAACCACCTTGCTTCGCCCATTCATGAAGCAGTCAAGAGAG GTCACAGGGAGTGCATGGAGATCCTTCTGGCTCATGAGGTTGACATTGACCAAGAAGACTTGCAGCATGGGACCCCTCTCTACGTGGCTTGCACATACCAGAGGACAGACTGTGTCAAGAAGCTTTTGCAGCTAG GAGCCAACGTTAACATGGGGAAGCGATTAGACACCCCCCTCCACGCAGCAGCAAGGAAATCCAGTGTGGAGATAGTTGTCTTGCTGACAGACTATGGCGCTAACCCAAAGTGCAGAAATGCTGAACTCAAATGTGCCCTGGACCTTGCCGCACCCAACAGCAAAGTGGAGCAGGCACTTCTGCTTAGGGAAG gTCCCGCCAGTCTTGCCCAGCTGTGCCGGTTGTGTATCAGAAAGCATCTAGGTCGGTCGTGCCTATATACAGTCCACAAACTGCACCTGCCTGAGCCGCTTGAGAACTTTCTCCTTTATCGATAA
- the PIGA gene encoding phosphatidylinositol N-acetylglucosaminyltransferase subunit A, with protein MAPGSAQGAPAAGRSGPGTAGRGPAAHSVCMVSDFFYPNMGGVESHVYQLSQCLIERGHKVLVVTHAYGHRKGIRYLTSGLKVYYLPLKVMYNQSTATTLFHSLPLLRYIFVRERVTIVHAHSSFSAMAHDALFHAKTMGLRTVFTDHSLFGFADVSSVLTNKLLTVSLCDTNHIICVSYTSKENTVLRAALDPRIVSVIPNAVDPTDFTPDPSRRDDSTVTIVVVSRLVYRKGIDLLSGIIPELCQKYPELHFLVGGEGPKRIVLEEVRERYQLHDRVRLLGALEHQDVRNVLVQGHIFLNTSLTEAFCMAIVEAASCGLQVVSTRVGGIPEVLPENLIILCEPSVKSLCDGLEKAIAQLRSGTLPSPETVHNKVKTFYTWRNVAERTEKVYDRVADELVLPMDERLDRLMSHCGPVTGCIFAFFAVLNFLLLAFLRWMTPDSIIDVAIDATGPEGAWTKQYFSRKKKKS; from the exons ATGGCGCCGGGCAGCGCGCAGGGAGCGCCCGCCGCCGGCAG GAGCGGGCCCGGGACGGCGGGCAGAGGCCCCGCGGCGCACAGCGTGTGCATGGTGTCGGACTTCTTCTACCCCAACATGGGGGGCGTGGAGAGCCACGTGTACCAGCTGTCGCAGTGCCTCATCGAGCGCGGCCACAAGGTCCTGGTGGTCACCCACGCCTACGGCCACAGGAAGGGCATCCGCTATCTCACCAGCGGGCTCAAAGTCTACTACCTGCCCCTAAAGGTGATGTACAACCAGTCCACGGCCACCACCTTGTTCCACAGCCTGCCCTTGCTCAGGTACATCTTCGTGCGGGAGAGGGTGACCATCGTGCACGCCCACAGCTCCTTCTCCGCCATGGCCCACGACGCGCTGTTCCACGCCAAGACCATGGGGCTGCGCACCGTCTTCACGGACCACTCCCTCTTCGGGTTCGCTGATGTCAGCTCGGTGCTGACCAACAAGCTGCTGACGGTGTCCCTGTGCGACACCAACCACATCATCTGCGTGTCCTACACGAGTAAGGAGAACACGGTGCTGCGAGCGGCTCTGGACCCTCGGATAGTCTCTGTCATCCCCAACGCTGTCGATCCCACCGACTTTACTCCAGACCCGTCAAGGAGGGATGACAGTACAGTAACAATTGTTGTTGTCAGCAGACTTGTTTACAGAAAAG GTATAGATTTGCTTAGTGGTATAATTCCTGAGCTCTGTCAGAAATATCCAGAGTTACACTTCTTAGTTGGAGGAGAAGGACCAAAACGAATCGTGCTGGAAGAAGTCCGGGAAAGATACCAGCTCCATgacag GGTACGTCTTCTTGGAGCCTTGGAACACCAGGATGTTAGAAATGTGCTAGTCCAGGGACACATTTTTCTCAACACTTCCCTCACTGAGGCCTTTTGTATGGCTATTGTGGAAGCCGCAAGCTGTGGtttacag GTGGTGAGTACAAGAGTTGGCGGGATTCCTGAAGTGCTTCCAGAAAATCTCATTATTTTATGTGAGCCCTCCGTGAAATCTTTGTGTGATGGATTAGAAAAAGCTATTGCCCAACTCAGATCAGGAACACTTCCATCTCCAGAAACTGTTCATAATAAAGTAAAGACATTTTATACATGGAGGAACGTTGCAGAGAGAACTGAGAAA GTGTATGACAGGGTTGCAGATGAACTGGTTTTACCAATGGATGAACGACTTGACAGACTAATGTCTCACTGTGGCCCAGTGACTGGgtgtatttttgctttttttgctgttctgaACTTCCTTCTCTTGGCATTTCTGAGGTGGATGACTCCAGATTCCATTATTGATGTTGCAATAGATGCCACAGGACCTGAAGGTGCATGGACTAAACAGTATTTTtcgagaaaaaaaaagaagagttaa
- the ASB11 gene encoding ankyrin repeat and SOCS box protein 11 isoform X2 has translation MSLTAVKGRCAPYGNYICHTFQGGSWADRSPLHDAAFQGRLLSLKTLIAQGFNVNLVTTDRVSALHEACLGGHIACAKVLLENGAQVNAVTIDGITPLFNACCSGSAACVNMLLEFGAKPQLGNHLASPIHEAVKRGHRECMEILLAHEVDIDQEDLQHGTPLYVACTYQRTDCVKKLLQLGANVNMGKRLDTPLHAAARKSSVEIVVLLTDYGANPKCRNAELKCALDLAAPNSKVEQALLLREGPASLAQLCRLCIRKHLGRSCLYTVHKLHLPEPLENFLLYR, from the exons ATGTCGCTCACAGCTGTGAAGGGAAGATGTGCCCCATATGGGAACTATATCTGCCACACGTTTCAGGGAG GCAGCTGGGCAGACCGATCCCCTCTTCATGACGCTGCCTTCCAGGGACGCCTCCTCTCTTTGAAAACCTTGATTGCACAG GGTTTCAACGTGAACCTGGTGACGACGGACCGTGTGTCAGCTCTGCACGAGGCTTGCCTGGGCGGCCACATCGCCTGCGCAaaggtgctgctggagaacGGGGCCCAG GTCAATGCAGTCACTATTGATGGGATCACCCCACTGTTCAAtgcctgctgcagtggcagtgcAGCGTGTGTCAACATGCTGCTTGAATTTGGAGCCAAGCCACAGCTGGGAAACCACCTTGCTTCGCCCATTCATGAAGCAGTCAAGAGAG GTCACAGGGAGTGCATGGAGATCCTTCTGGCTCATGAGGTTGACATTGACCAAGAAGACTTGCAGCATGGGACCCCTCTCTACGTGGCTTGCACATACCAGAGGACAGACTGTGTCAAGAAGCTTTTGCAGCTAG GAGCCAACGTTAACATGGGGAAGCGATTAGACACCCCCCTCCACGCAGCAGCAAGGAAATCCAGTGTGGAGATAGTTGTCTTGCTGACAGACTATGGCGCTAACCCAAAGTGCAGAAATGCTGAACTCAAATGTGCCCTGGACCTTGCCGCACCCAACAGCAAAGTGGAGCAGGCACTTCTGCTTAGGGAAG gTCCCGCCAGTCTTGCCCAGCTGTGCCGGTTGTGTATCAGAAAGCATCTAGGTCGGTCGTGCCTATATACAGTCCACAAACTGCACCTGCCTGAGCCGCTTGAGAACTTTCTCCTTTATCGATAA